One part of the Hydrogenobacter sp. T-2 genome encodes these proteins:
- a CDS encoding PstS family phosphate ABC transporter substrate-binding protein, with protein sequence MRKRMLKSAVLSMGALALLSVPAKAQQIIRVDGSSTVYPLTEGVAEEFQKAKRGAVKVTVGISGTGGGFKKFCRGETDISNASRPILAREMEECRRNGVQYIELPVAYDGLAVVVNPRNNWATCMTVDQLKEVWKPESQGKRMMWSDLDPNWPRQEIKLCGPGSDSGTFDYFTEAIVGKAKSSRGDYLASEDDNVLVQFAQRERGALCYFGLAYVEENKGKVKAIQIRNPKTGQCVAPTYQTVQNGTYQPLSRPLFIYVNAKAVQERPEVREFVEFYLKNAGKIARQVGYIALPDRAYKMAEERFNKRVLGTVFGGEPEVGLTIDELLKREAKQ encoded by the coding sequence ATGAGAAAGAGGATGCTAAAAAGTGCTGTCCTCTCAATGGGAGCTTTGGCTCTCTTGTCCGTGCCCGCAAAGGCACAGCAGATAATCAGGGTTGACGGTTCTTCCACCGTTTATCCCTTAACAGAGGGTGTAGCGGAAGAGTTCCAAAAGGCAAAGAGGGGTGCGGTAAAGGTCACCGTGGGTATATCTGGCACAGGTGGTGGCTTTAAGAAGTTCTGCAGAGGCGAAACGGACATATCCAACGCCTCAAGACCCATACTTGCAAGGGAAATGGAAGAGTGCAGAAGGAACGGCGTTCAGTATATTGAACTTCCTGTAGCCTACGACGGTCTTGCGGTGGTTGTAAACCCAAGAAACAACTGGGCAACCTGCATGACAGTAGATCAGCTCAAAGAAGTATGGAAGCCTGAATCTCAGGGCAAAAGGATGATGTGGTCAGACCTTGACCCCAATTGGCCCAGACAGGAAATAAAGCTCTGTGGACCTGGTTCTGACTCTGGAACCTTTGACTACTTTACCGAAGCAATAGTGGGTAAGGCAAAGTCTTCAAGAGGTGACTACCTTGCATCTGAAGACGACAATGTGCTTGTGCAGTTTGCCCAAAGAGAAAGGGGTGCTCTCTGCTACTTTGGACTTGCCTATGTGGAAGAAAACAAGGGTAAGGTAAAGGCTATACAGATAAGAAACCCTAAGACTGGTCAGTGTGTAGCACCCACATACCAAACAGTCCAAAACGGCACATACCAACCCCTCTCCAGACCACTCTTTATATATGTAAACGCAAAGGCTGTGCAAGAAAGACCTGAGGTAAGAGAGTTTGTAGAGTTTTATCTCAAAAACGCAGGCAAGATAGCCAGACAAGTGGGATACATAGCCCTTCCTGACAGGGCTTACAAGATGGCAGAAGAAAGGTTCAACAAGAGAGTGCTCGGCACCGTCTTTGGTGGTGAGCCAGAGGTTGGTCTTACCATAGATGAACTTCTTAAGAGGGAAGCCAAGCAATGA
- the pstA gene encoding phosphate ABC transporter permease PstA: MEQGIEVRGELETRLKEFDIEGYTKGVKKRDKLFEILGLIATFLVLLFLFAIAVDLLIDGWVRIKDPNFYTSFPSRFPDQAGILSAWVGTVLVMAGAIFWAVLIGIPAGIYLEEYGGKGKIARIIEANISNLAAVPSIVYGLLALGIFVYRFEFGESILTAGLTLGLLMLPVVVVSTRESIRRIPRSIREAAYALGATRWETLFHHILPYSIGGILTGLIIAASRAIGETAPLITIGALTFIAFLPPAPWEDFIGMLKSPFTVLPIQMFNWVSRPQAAFHTNAAAAGFILLVIALLMNSIAFYLRFKVRRKYQW, from the coding sequence ATGGAACAGGGTATCGAAGTTAGAGGAGAGTTAGAGACAAGGCTAAAAGAGTTTGACATAGAAGGCTACACAAAGGGCGTAAAGAAGAGGGATAAGCTTTTTGAAATACTTGGACTTATTGCAACCTTTCTGGTTCTACTCTTCCTCTTTGCTATAGCTGTAGACCTTCTCATTGACGGATGGGTGAGAATAAAAGACCCTAACTTCTACACCTCTTTTCCCTCAAGGTTTCCAGACCAGGCGGGAATACTCTCCGCTTGGGTTGGAACGGTTTTAGTCATGGCAGGGGCAATCTTTTGGGCTGTCCTTATAGGCATTCCAGCGGGCATATACCTTGAGGAGTATGGAGGTAAGGGAAAGATAGCAAGAATAATAGAGGCAAACATATCAAACCTCGCCGCAGTGCCTTCTATAGTATACGGTCTATTAGCTTTAGGAATATTCGTATACAGGTTTGAGTTCGGAGAAAGCATACTTACCGCAGGTCTTACTCTTGGTCTTCTCATGTTACCCGTTGTGGTGGTCTCCACAAGAGAGTCTATTAGGAGAATTCCGCGTTCCATAAGGGAAGCCGCCTACGCCTTAGGAGCTACAAGATGGGAAACCCTTTTCCACCATATACTGCCCTACTCAATTGGTGGAATACTCACTGGGCTTATAATCGCAGCTTCAAGGGCTATAGGAGAGACCGCACCACTCATAACCATAGGAGCTCTAACCTTTATAGCCTTCCTGCCACCAGCACCTTGGGAAGACTTCATTGGAATGCTTAAGTCTCCCTTTACGGTTTTACCCATACAAATGTTCAACTGGGTTTCAAGACCTCAGGCTGCCTTTCACACCAACGCAGCTGCCGCAGGCTTTATCCTGCTTGTGATAGCCCTTTTAATGAACTCCATAGCCTTCTATTTAAGGTTTAAAGTAAGGAGGAAATACCAATGGTAA
- a CDS encoding acyl-CoA thioesterase, with protein sequence MFIYRRRVQFYETDAQGIVHHSNHFRYFEEARGELLRSLGYPYSKLREEGIDVVLLSANCDFIKPLRYDEEFEIEITLSHLDRFTFSFQYLLRSSETIKAKGSTKHCTVKGGKICSIPTQVKERLIQFFSNPCKHS encoded by the coding sequence GTGTTTATATACCGCAGAAGGGTTCAGTTTTACGAAACAGACGCCCAAGGGATAGTGCACCACTCTAACCACTTTAGATACTTTGAAGAAGCACGAGGAGAGCTCCTGAGGTCTTTGGGCTATCCTTACTCAAAGCTAAGAGAGGAAGGCATAGATGTGGTCTTGCTTTCTGCAAACTGCGACTTTATAAAACCTTTGCGTTATGATGAGGAGTTTGAGATTGAGATCACGCTTTCACATTTAGACCGCTTTACCTTTTCTTTTCAATACCTTCTTAGGTCTTCAGAAACGATAAAGGCAAAGGGTAGCACAAAGCACTGCACCGTAAAGGGAGGGAAGATATGCTCCATACCTACACAAGTCAAAGAAAGGCTCATTCAATTCTTTTCAAATCCCTGTAAGCATTCCTAA
- the pstC gene encoding phosphate ABC transporter permease subunit PstC, producing MTLSIGVKKSIDIALYLFLMLMGAVSIFITFAIVWVLLVDTVRFFTHPEGGGFPTSLIRFFTETQWTPTFYYKQIGIWPLVNGTFIIAFISMLISIPLGIVVAIYLSEYASWKVRETVKPWLDFLEAVPTVVYGYFALLFVTPILSKLLAPFGIYVEGMNALSPGIVIGIMILPYTASMIEDAFKGVPQYLREASYSLGASKLRTALFVVLPAAKSGVLSAYLLGFSRAIGETMVVAVAAGMYPQITANPLEPVQTITGYIVQVALGDLPFGSFEYLSIFAAGFMLFGITLILNSIAVYLKSKTVGY from the coding sequence ATGACACTCTCCATAGGAGTTAAAAAGTCAATAGACATAGCCCTGTATCTTTTCTTGATGCTTATGGGGGCTGTGTCCATCTTCATAACCTTTGCCATAGTCTGGGTTTTGTTGGTAGACACCGTAAGGTTCTTCACCCACCCCGAAGGGGGTGGCTTTCCCACTTCACTTATAAGGTTCTTTACGGAAACTCAATGGACTCCCACATTCTACTATAAGCAGATAGGTATATGGCCTTTGGTTAACGGTACCTTTATTATTGCTTTTATATCAATGTTGATTTCTATTCCTCTTGGGATAGTAGTAGCCATATACTTGAGCGAATACGCAAGTTGGAAGGTTAGAGAAACGGTAAAGCCCTGGCTTGACTTTCTTGAGGCAGTTCCCACAGTGGTTTATGGTTACTTTGCCCTATTGTTCGTCACCCCCATACTTAGCAAACTTCTTGCGCCCTTCGGTATATACGTGGAAGGTATGAATGCCCTATCCCCTGGCATAGTCATAGGTATAATGATACTTCCCTACACCGCATCCATGATAGAGGACGCCTTTAAGGGTGTCCCCCAATACCTAAGGGAGGCATCCTATTCCCTTGGAGCTTCTAAGCTCAGAACCGCTCTGTTTGTAGTTCTTCCTGCTGCAAAGTCCGGAGTGCTTTCCGCGTACCTTCTTGGGTTTTCGAGGGCGATAGGTGAAACTATGGTGGTGGCAGTAGCAGCTGGTATGTATCCTCAAATAACCGCTAACCCTCTTGAGCCAGTTCAGACTATAACAGGATACATAGTTCAAGTAGCTCTTGGAGACTTGCCCTTTGGCTCTTTTGAGTATCTATCCATATTTGCTGCAGGCTTTATGCTCTTTGGTATAACCCTGATACTAAACTCCATAGCGGTTTACTTAAAATCCAAAACAGTGGGGTATTAA
- a CDS encoding GGDEF domain-containing protein, producing the protein MLQNELKTYAKREFLSQLSIEPYYQPIVDLVESDVFAYEALSRFRLENVPVKPIKVFKMAENIGFLPELDLMCRKLAIESFSGMKGYLFINVFPDYLVSEYIGKGHTLSYLSNAGLSPSRVVLELNEAVRVQDMSLLQKAIKYYRELGFGIAIDDIGTGFNSINQLLELEGLLDYVKIPRELVDGVSKSKIKYNLIKVLSEVCTNIGAKPIYEGLEKEEDLMTIYHDFSVQLVQGFYFSEPLTASKARDFTPNVKLAKICNGNCLNGRRLNSLRFQPTEKFHIFMESVENSVDRYVILQVGEDRYMVDLWRLKSQVDTKKRNLYHYKDLIEVIEKEKDLFLSFQSLPILRPEKADTKNLFDLIINSKYQLFLLEESDHIKVVERNNLLDYFYRTLAKELADVNPLTYLPGNRLIEEKIKELGSKEEFWVCYMDLDNFKAFNDAYGFYAGDQMIKRVGFLLEDLRRLNTDRVFVGHIGGDDFVILLWDMSLETAKEKLLGLIREIQEKLLEFYSPEDRERGYYLARGRDDELKEFPVASVSAVLLKGSKDPLDVSKRSAQLKKKAKSYRGSVLLVEFLNEILTINL; encoded by the coding sequence ATGCTTCAGAATGAGCTAAAAACCTACGCAAAAAGGGAGTTTCTTTCACAGCTAAGCATAGAACCCTATTACCAGCCAATTGTGGACCTTGTGGAGTCTGATGTATTTGCCTATGAGGCTTTGAGTAGATTTAGATTGGAAAATGTTCCAGTAAAGCCTATCAAAGTATTCAAAATGGCTGAGAACATTGGCTTTCTACCAGAGCTTGACCTCATGTGCAGGAAGTTGGCTATAGAAAGTTTTTCAGGTATGAAAGGGTATTTATTCATCAACGTGTTCCCTGATTATTTGGTTTCCGAATACATAGGAAAGGGGCATACGCTTTCATATCTCTCAAATGCAGGTCTTAGCCCCTCAAGGGTGGTTCTTGAGCTTAATGAGGCGGTCAGGGTACAGGATATGAGCCTTCTCCAAAAGGCTATAAAATACTACAGAGAACTTGGTTTCGGAATAGCCATAGATGACATAGGCACGGGCTTTAACTCCATAAACCAGCTTTTGGAGCTTGAAGGTCTCTTGGATTATGTAAAAATACCCAGAGAATTGGTGGACGGTGTCTCGAAAAGCAAGATAAAATACAACCTTATAAAAGTTCTTTCTGAAGTATGCACAAACATAGGCGCAAAACCCATATACGAAGGACTGGAAAAGGAAGAAGACCTTATGACCATATACCACGACTTTAGTGTTCAACTTGTCCAGGGCTTTTACTTTTCAGAGCCTCTTACAGCCTCCAAGGCAAGAGATTTTACACCCAATGTAAAATTAGCTAAGATATGCAATGGCAATTGCCTAAATGGTAGAAGACTTAATAGCCTAAGGTTTCAGCCTACGGAAAAGTTTCACATTTTCATGGAAAGTGTGGAGAATAGTGTAGATAGGTATGTAATTTTACAGGTAGGAGAAGATAGATACATGGTAGACCTCTGGAGGCTCAAAAGCCAAGTAGACACAAAAAAAAGAAACCTTTATCACTACAAAGACCTAATAGAGGTCATAGAAAAAGAAAAAGACCTTTTCTTGAGTTTTCAAAGCCTTCCCATACTTAGACCAGAGAAGGCAGATACGAAAAACCTCTTTGACCTTATAATAAATTCAAAATACCAGCTGTTCCTCTTGGAAGAGAGCGACCATATAAAGGTTGTTGAGCGAAACAACCTTCTTGACTACTTTTATAGAACCCTTGCAAAAGAGCTTGCGGATGTAAACCCCCTTACCTATCTTCCTGGCAACAGGCTTATAGAAGAGAAGATAAAAGAGCTCGGCTCTAAAGAAGAGTTTTGGGTTTGCTACATGGACCTTGATAACTTTAAGGCTTTTAATGATGCCTACGGCTTCTATGCTGGAGACCAGATGATAAAGAGGGTTGGTTTTCTATTGGAAGACTTGCGCAGGTTAAACACAGATCGTGTATTCGTAGGTCATATAGGGGGTGATGACTTTGTAATTCTTCTGTGGGATATGAGTTTGGAAACCGCAAAGGAAAAGCTTCTGGGACTAATAAGAGAAATTCAGGAAAAGCTTCTTGAGTTTTATAGTCCCGAGGATAGAGAAAGAGGCTACTATCTTGCAAGAGGCAGGGATGATGAGCTTAAGGAGTTTCCGGTGGCTTCAGTCTCTGCGGTTCTTTTAAAGGGGTCTAAGGACCCTCTCGATGTATCCAAGAGGTCCGCACAACTGAAGAAAAAGGCAAAGTCCTACAGAGGAAGCGTGCTATTGGTGGAGTTTCTTAACGAAATCTTAACAATTAACCTGTAA
- a CDS encoding HEAT repeat domain-containing protein, producing MQKLLLADQSLRLKPLYGPFHRDMLNLSWLLESVRSSLKSGYFMVQKLQDLGFLPVLEGKPYGELPEDFELISFYQATENFLIHAFGMYERHRIPLYSDRPLWINLESINFNIREFFKKLIDFEVTGYMVVENRVKLIKGIVLLQKGFVLYVDYAGLKGLDALKTLIEDLSKDTCILRVYELSEELLSLMILEPELAGVYEEYQAVPLRALNSTLLLVSVSAEKYGYKVLMQEEEVYSEGFEKDSPFYELYVVSFGNTNLEPIDVLSIIEEKNKLKVVKYDPDHPILYFCPACWSVVSKDDKVCPNCAYDLTEFHELPYEYKLIMALEHPVKDMKKNVIYTVGRKDLEMALPHLEIMINRETDPIILMEIADALSRMSSPEAVRLLRELAKHRYPVVRSRANMHLHKRLRDASE from the coding sequence ATGCAAAAGCTACTGCTGGCTGACCAAAGCCTTAGGCTCAAGCCTCTATATGGGCCCTTTCATAGGGATATGCTAAACCTCTCTTGGCTCTTGGAGTCTGTTAGAAGCTCTCTCAAAAGCGGTTATTTTATGGTGCAAAAGCTACAAGACCTTGGCTTCTTGCCTGTGCTTGAGGGAAAGCCCTATGGAGAACTGCCTGAGGATTTTGAGCTTATAAGTTTCTATCAAGCTACAGAGAACTTCCTTATACATGCCTTCGGAATGTATGAAAGACATAGAATACCCCTCTACAGCGACAGACCTCTTTGGATAAACCTTGAAAGTATAAACTTCAACATAAGGGAGTTTTTCAAAAAGCTCATAGACTTTGAGGTAACAGGTTACATGGTGGTGGAAAACAGGGTAAAACTCATAAAAGGTATAGTGCTTCTCCAAAAGGGATTTGTGCTTTATGTGGACTATGCAGGTCTAAAGGGTTTGGACGCCCTCAAAACCCTCATTGAAGACCTAAGTAAAGATACATGCATATTGAGAGTTTACGAGCTTTCTGAGGAGCTATTGTCTTTAATGATTCTTGAGCCAGAGCTTGCAGGTGTTTACGAAGAATATCAGGCAGTCCCCTTAAGAGCCTTAAACTCCACACTTCTGCTCGTAAGCGTCTCCGCAGAAAAATATGGCTATAAGGTCCTCATGCAGGAAGAGGAGGTCTACTCAGAAGGTTTTGAGAAGGATTCACCCTTCTACGAGCTTTATGTGGTATCCTTTGGAAATACCAACTTAGAACCCATTGATGTGCTTTCTATCATAGAAGAAAAAAACAAGCTCAAGGTTGTAAAATACGACCCAGACCATCCAATTCTATACTTTTGTCCCGCTTGCTGGAGCGTGGTTTCAAAGGATGACAAGGTCTGCCCCAACTGTGCTTATGACCTCACAGAATTTCATGAGCTTCCTTACGAATACAAACTCATCATGGCTTTGGAACATCCCGTCAAGGATATGAAAAAGAACGTCATATATACCGTAGGCAGGAAGGACTTAGAGATGGCTTTGCCCCACCTTGAAATTATGATAAACAGAGAAACAGATCCTATAATCCTTATGGAGATAGCGGATGCCCTCTCAAGGATGAGCTCGCCAGAAGCAGTGAGGCTTCTCAGAGAGCTTGCCAAACACCGCTATCCCGTGGTTAGGTCAAGGGCCAATATGCATCTTCATAAAAGGCTAAGAGATGCTTCAGAATGA
- the pstB gene encoding phosphate ABC transporter ATP-binding protein PstB, with the protein MLEERKAVQSAGPAKVKLEAKNFNFYYGSFHALKNINFPIYEKKVTAIIGPSGCGKTTLLRAFNRMHDLYPGARYEGEIIIHPDGVNLVDSKTDPLRVRMRIGMVFQKPNPFPKSIYENVAYGLKIRGIKNKKLLDEAVEKALVGSALWDEVKDRLHTNAYSLSGGQQQRLCIARAIAVEPEVLLFDEPTSALDPISTAKIEDLIVELKQRVTIVIVTHNMQQAARISDYTAFMYLGELVEFGPTEKIFTKPEKKLTEDYITGRFG; encoded by the coding sequence ATGTTAGAGGAGCGGAAAGCGGTGCAAAGTGCAGGACCAGCTAAGGTTAAACTTGAAGCGAAAAACTTTAACTTCTACTACGGTAGTTTTCACGCTCTAAAGAACATAAACTTTCCCATATATGAAAAGAAAGTAACTGCCATAATAGGACCCTCTGGCTGTGGCAAAACTACCCTTCTGAGAGCCTTTAACCGTATGCACGACCTATATCCGGGAGCTCGTTATGAGGGTGAGATAATAATACATCCTGACGGTGTGAACCTTGTAGACTCAAAGACAGACCCACTAAGGGTTAGAATGCGTATAGGTATGGTTTTCCAGAAGCCTAACCCTTTTCCCAAGAGCATATACGAAAACGTCGCTTATGGTCTTAAGATAAGGGGTATAAAGAACAAAAAGCTACTTGACGAAGCGGTAGAAAAGGCTCTTGTAGGTTCAGCTCTCTGGGATGAAGTAAAGGATAGGCTTCATACAAACGCCTATTCCCTTTCTGGAGGTCAACAGCAAAGGCTTTGTATAGCCAGAGCCATAGCGGTAGAGCCCGAAGTCCTTCTCTTTGACGAGCCCACCTCAGCCCTTGACCCAATATCCACCGCCAAAATAGAGGACCTTATAGTGGAGCTAAAGCAGAGGGTTACCATAGTGATAGTGACCCATAACATGCAACAGGCTGCGAGGATATCGGACTACACTGCCTTTATGTATCTTGGAGAGCTTGTGGAGTTTGGACCCACAGAGAAGATTTTCACAAAGCCTGAGAAGAAACTCACAGAAGACTACATAACAGGAAGGTTTGGATAA
- a CDS encoding AtpZ/AtpI family protein, which yields MKGKDFLALNVGFNLLGGIIAGLLVGYAFDKWLMESLFGLKTFPFGMLFFFFVGIISGFRNAYRDLKRIE from the coding sequence ATGAAAGGTAAGGACTTTCTCGCACTCAATGTGGGTTTTAACCTTCTTGGTGGGATAATTGCTGGTCTTTTAGTGGGCTATGCCTTTGACAAGTGGCTTATGGAGAGCCTCTTTGGGCTAAAAACCTTTCCCTTCGGAATGCTCTTTTTCTTCTTTGTAGGCATAATCTCAGGCTTTAGGAATGCTTACAGGGATTTGAAAAGAATTGAATGA